A DNA window from Mesotoga sp. BH458_6_3_2_1 contains the following coding sequences:
- a CDS encoding HD-GYP domain-containing protein, producing the protein MKNSRVCGLALRFNYDDPESFRSELRAILDEEDLSREDIGILVALDFAYSQTFDETGVFDFSDVQSELLAEGIYSLAYFFARNSEDKIAYLVSKLAVDLIAKECAKEQEINLKILHMMTSFEMGFGDETLSLFDELVKLEKYVPTQKRFEYYNDLGLVSTQLQTGDNPWKFYERAKEVAESPVRALMVQLNMIDFLYSKNRFAEAMELLDQLEGCNVVSINGYKLMINLKILLQMNDLDRAAAIVEQLESLINSHIEWTDIAVSYIFLGHFYVKSGDVSRAESFLNQLKSLPDESLTSYIKGETLILEASIMQVKGEHFRALENSVGAFESLTLYSTTSPHLKDFVNNLFESISSVFSQLIRELRLKDDYTALHTLRVLKICYEFGKELNLEKIDLFNLSIGAMLHDYGKVDIPFNMLNKPSSLTEEEFTEIMRHPVYGERYLRDLNFPKAVRDIVRHHHERIDGNGYPDGLKGDEIHMLVQIVAAADVFDALTTDRPYRKAITKARALKYLEEKGDQLISKGLLTKFIEFSQRKEINVQEEEITILWRSIISELFK; encoded by the coding sequence TTGAAGAATTCTAGAGTTTGCGGTCTGGCCTTAAGGTTTAACTATGATGATCCCGAGAGTTTTAGGTCTGAGCTGAGGGCTATTCTTGATGAAGAGGATCTTTCGAGAGAAGATATCGGAATACTGGTAGCTCTCGACTTTGCATACTCTCAGACATTCGACGAGACGGGTGTATTTGACTTCTCCGATGTGCAAAGCGAACTTCTGGCAGAAGGAATATACTCTCTGGCATATTTTTTTGCCAGGAATTCAGAGGACAAGATTGCTTACCTTGTTTCCAAGCTTGCGGTGGATCTGATTGCGAAGGAATGTGCAAAGGAACAGGAAATCAACCTCAAAATACTACATATGATGACTTCATTCGAAATGGGCTTCGGAGACGAAACACTCTCGCTTTTCGACGAGCTTGTGAAGCTAGAGAAGTATGTGCCGACCCAGAAGCGCTTTGAATACTACAATGATCTTGGCCTGGTCTCGACTCAGCTCCAGACAGGCGATAATCCGTGGAAATTCTATGAGAGAGCAAAAGAAGTGGCCGAATCACCGGTGAGAGCCCTCATGGTTCAGTTGAATATGATCGATTTTCTCTATTCGAAAAACAGATTCGCTGAAGCAATGGAGCTTCTTGATCAGCTCGAAGGATGCAATGTGGTTTCAATAAACGGATACAAGCTCATGATAAACTTGAAGATTCTTCTTCAGATGAATGACCTCGACAGAGCGGCAGCTATTGTCGAACAACTTGAATCGCTTATTAATTCTCATATCGAATGGACAGACATTGCAGTATCATACATTTTTCTTGGGCACTTCTACGTGAAGAGTGGAGACGTTTCCAGAGCGGAGAGTTTTTTAAATCAACTCAAGTCTCTTCCTGATGAGTCTTTAACCAGTTACATCAAGGGAGAAACGCTGATTCTTGAAGCGTCAATAATGCAGGTTAAAGGAGAGCACTTTAGAGCTCTAGAAAACTCAGTTGGTGCATTCGAGTCACTCACTCTCTACAGTACAACATCACCTCATCTAAAAGACTTTGTGAACAACCTTTTCGAGAGCATTTCTTCAGTTTTCAGCCAGCTTATCAGAGAATTGAGGCTTAAGGACGACTATACGGCTCTCCATACGCTTCGCGTTCTGAAGATTTGCTATGAGTTCGGAAAGGAGCTTAATCTAGAGAAGATAGATCTTTTCAATCTTTCAATCGGCGCAATGTTGCATGACTATGGGAAGGTTGATATTCCTTTCAATATGCTGAATAAACCGTCGTCTTTGACCGAGGAAGAGTTTACGGAAATAATGAGACACCCAGTTTATGGCGAACGTTATTTGAGAGATTTGAATTTTCCGAAGGCAGTGAGGGATATTGTTAGGCACCATCACGAGAGAATAGATGGAAACGGTTATCCAGATGGCCTGAAGGGAGACGAAATCCACATGCTTGTTCAAATAGTTGCCGCGGCAGACGTCTTCGATGCACTGACAACGGACAGGCCCTACAGAAAAGCAATAACGAAAGCAAGAGCACTGAAGTACTTAGAAGAAAAAGGCGACCAATTGATCTCAAAAGGTCTCCTCACTAAATTCATAGAATTTTCCCAGCGCAAAGAAATCAATGTTCAAGAAGAAGAAATAACTATATTATGGCGTTCAATAATCTCCGAGCTCTTCAAATGA
- a CDS encoding MBL fold metallo-hydrolase, translated as MITVKRFLSRTMDENCYVVEEKDRVTIIDPGWGVSSEFFPLVGNKQVRVLLTHGHADHIFDLDKIISDEIVIHELDRNMLIDPEKSLLNIFGKEALLIEEAKIRTTEILDGLWKYFHTPGHTEGSCCFLYDEKHLFSGDTVFSNSIGRTDLPGGNKIEMERSIQQLRRLFYELPNLRVLPGHGPEATAQDILRENPFFR; from the coding sequence GTGATAACAGTTAAGAGGTTTTTGTCTAGGACTATGGATGAGAATTGCTACGTTGTGGAGGAAAAGGATAGGGTGACCATTATCGATCCGGGGTGGGGAGTTTCTTCTGAATTTTTCCCTTTAGTAGGAAACAAGCAAGTGCGTGTTCTGCTAACTCACGGACACGCAGATCACATCTTTGATCTTGATAAAATAATCTCTGATGAGATCGTTATCCATGAGCTGGATAGAAATATGTTAATCGATCCCGAGAAAAGCCTTCTCAACATCTTCGGAAAAGAGGCTCTACTGATTGAAGAGGCTAAGATAAGGACAACCGAGATTCTTGATGGTCTGTGGAAGTACTTTCATACACCCGGGCACACAGAGGGCTCTTGCTGCTTCCTTTATGACGAAAAGCATCTGTTTTCTGGAGATACAGTCTTCTCTAATTCTATTGGAAGAACCGATCTTCCCGGTGGGAATAAAATCGAAATGGAGAGAAGCATTCAGCAACTCAGGCGACTTTTCTATGAACTTCCCAATTTGCGGGTCCTCCCGGGCCACGGACCGGAAGCAACTGCCCAAGATATCTTGAGAGAAAACCCCTTCTTTAGGTAG
- a CDS encoding C69 family dipeptidase, translating to MCDTFVVLGKSSADGITLFGKNSDREPNEPQSVYFFPRSSNNSDELFTTNQRVDQASETNAILISKPSWMWGGEMGVSEKGVVIGNEAVFTKESVRRDGLLGMDMLRIALERSENAEHAVKIIVELIDKYGQGGNGGFAKYFYYHNSFLIADRENAWIVETSDRYWVAKRVDGYAAISNCLSIGEEIDESHPQVVSNAENRKWHKRGKEFNFAQSYERKLIAKFSGAEARSKRVKSLIEERKMDIESSFEVLRDHGGGRLLGSMRNICMHAGPGVVSSQTTASMVVALGDRIEVWVTNSSLPCLSIFKPVWFDSFKSSLPFEEEGINYWGNWEIFNRLALLRNSKAKELWKEYCLPLELDLLFNREKMSEEVLTSQAFEKSWNIARKMTSLLREEKEEVGFFDRNYWNRQNKKLQQLKARNFKKELPT from the coding sequence ATGTGTGATACGTTTGTGGTTCTAGGGAAATCGTCTGCCGATGGCATAACTCTCTTCGGAAAGAACAGCGATCGTGAGCCAAATGAACCACAGTCTGTCTATTTCTTCCCACGTTCTTCAAACAACAGCGATGAGCTATTCACGACTAATCAAAGAGTTGATCAGGCGAGTGAGACCAATGCCATACTCATTTCAAAACCTTCATGGATGTGGGGTGGAGAGATGGGTGTCAGTGAAAAGGGAGTCGTCATAGGTAATGAGGCGGTATTCACCAAAGAGAGCGTCAGAAGAGACGGGCTGCTTGGAATGGACATGTTGAGAATTGCTCTCGAGAGATCAGAAAACGCCGAACATGCTGTCAAAATTATTGTTGAGCTTATTGATAAGTACGGCCAGGGTGGGAATGGGGGTTTCGCCAAGTACTTCTATTACCACAATTCCTTTTTGATAGCAGATAGAGAGAACGCCTGGATTGTCGAGACCTCTGATCGATACTGGGTTGCAAAGAGAGTTGATGGGTACGCCGCAATTTCGAACTGTCTTTCTATCGGAGAGGAAATCGATGAGAGCCACCCTCAAGTTGTTAGTAATGCCGAGAATCGAAAGTGGCACAAGAGGGGTAAAGAATTCAATTTCGCCCAATCATATGAAAGAAAGCTGATAGCTAAGTTCTCTGGCGCAGAGGCGAGATCAAAGAGAGTAAAGAGCCTAATAGAAGAGAGAAAAATGGACATAGAGAGCAGTTTCGAAGTTCTTAGAGATCATGGAGGAGGCAGGTTGCTCGGCTCAATGAGAAACATATGCATGCATGCGGGTCCAGGCGTTGTCAGCTCTCAGACTACAGCTTCTATGGTAGTTGCTCTGGGAGATAGAATTGAAGTATGGGTTACAAACAGCAGTCTTCCTTGTCTTTCAATCTTCAAACCGGTGTGGTTTGACAGCTTCAAGTCAAGCCTTCCCTTCGAAGAAGAAGGAATCAATTACTGGGGAAACTGGGAGATATTCAATAGACTGGCATTGTTAAGAAATTCGAAGGCGAAAGAGCTGTGGAAGGAATACTGTCTGCCTCTGGAGTTGGACTTGTTGTTCAACCGGGAGAAGATGTCAGAAGAAGTGCTTACGAGTCAGGCCTTCGAAAAGAGCTGGAATATTGCAAGGAAGATGACTTCTCTACTTAGAGAGGAGAAAGAAGAGGTTGGCTTCTTTGATAGGAACTACTGGAATAGGCAGAACAAGAAACTTCAACAGTTGAAGGCGAGGAATTTCAAGAAAGAGCTTCCTACCTAA